The following are encoded together in the Girardinichthys multiradiatus isolate DD_20200921_A chromosome X, DD_fGirMul_XY1, whole genome shotgun sequence genome:
- the LOC124863064 gene encoding MHC class II regulatory factor RFX1-like isoform X1 — MATSAYVGEMQPAAQLQGAAVTVTSGQPDNASTSATTPQFLAEIQTTVVTPTVVTPTGQTTPTEQASSVASQKPAAGSQPQTASQVQPAQTQYVTAEIQGSPTQSGNAQSTPQYIVVTVTEGSLHSSDSVSDSSPPPAVVQTGVPTQVVQQVQAAQQRSVVQATSQIAKTEPGTQLSVANLQPVHITQEPPVSVMIVVLGRDRTVDEMQLHPLTEDPECLAWVLDDTVFDQVQQQLASVPVQHVYTNQVQYVEGDNNYTTSTIRSGNFPYTETPLYTQSTAAQYYEGQPTSGTQASSPSTSLTVAVTAGTTGGVSMFVAQPTSAAEGGAAVVTTGGTANGSEEGAGTNGSAVGSYVIQGGYMLGSGSNSSSSSSNGGAAGNSQTYSHSARASPATVSITEGEESSVPSADKKVQWLLDNYETAEGVSLPRSTLYCHYLLHCQEQKLEPVNAASFGKLIRSVFMGLRTRRLGTRGNSKYHYYGLRIKAGSSLLRLMEDQQHLAMRQQPFSQKQRLKPVHKVEGMTNGTAAGAGQQQQQQQGSGHVDISTQVQQYQQFLDASQALPEFPDIDLHGKSFPEGIELDHIKSFQLLYREHCEAILDVMVNLQFTLVETLWKTFWRFSQSQAGDTPMAVHDESEKRLPKSCLVLLCKYEPVLRWCHDCDNSLYQSLVEILIPDVLRPIPSALTQAIRNFAKSLESWLTNAMMNIPEEMVRIKVTSANAFAQTLRRYTSLNHLAQAARAVLQNTAQINQMLSDLNRVDFANVQEQASWVCRCEDRVVQRLEQDFKLTLQQQNSLEQWAAWLDGVVSQVLKPYQHSPAFPKAAKLFLLKWSFYSSMVIRDLTLRSAASFGSFHLIRLLYDEYMYYLIEHRVAQAKGETPIAVMGEFASLGRGLNQLDPDKEEEEEEDDESEEEGQELSLPADGAVLGEESLEPPAKLARMDQRVLFTTGSGDN; from the exons ATGGCCACCTCAGCCTATGTAGGGGAGATGCAACCAGCAGCCCAACTTCAGGGGGCAGCTGTGACCGTCACATCGGGTCAGCCTGACAATGCCTCCACCTCTGCAACCACTCCTCAGTTTCTGGCAGAAATTCAAACAACTGTTGTTACCCCCACTGTCGTCACACCCACAGGCCAAACTACTCCCACTGAACAGGCCTCCTCCGTCGCCTCTCAGAAGCCTGCAGCTGGGAGTCAACCCCAAACCGCTTCACAGGTGCAGCCGGCTCAAACACAGTACGTGACGGCAGAGATCCAGGGTTCCCCCACGCAGTCTGGAAATGCTCAAAGCACTCCTCAGTACATTGTTGTCACAGTCACAG AGGGTTCCCTTCACTCAAGCGACAGCGTGTCAGATTCTAGcccacctccagctgtggtGCAGACAGGAGTTCCCACACAGGTTGTTCAGCAGGTACAGGCAGCCCAGCAG aGGTCAGTGGTGCAAGCCACTTCTCAGATAGCCAAAACTGAGCCAGGCACACAGCTCAGTGTCGCCAATCTACAGCCTGTTCATATCACACAGGAA CCTCCTGTTTCAGTGATGATCGTGGTGTTAGGCAGAGATAGGACAGTAGACGAGATGCAGCTTCATCCTCTGACAGAAGATCCTGAATGCTTGGCCTGGGTGCTAGATGACACTGTTTTTGACCAA GTCCAGCAGCAGCTTGCTTCAGTGCCGGTGCAGCATGTTTACACCAACCAAGTGCAGTATGTGGAAGGAGACAATaactacaccaccagcaccat TCGCTCCGGCAACTTCCCTTACACTGAAACGCCCCTGTATACCCAGAGCACAGCTGCCCAGTATTACGAAGGTCAGCCAACATCGGGCACACAGGCCTCATCCCCCAGCACAAGTTTGACAGTTGCTGTGACTGCGGGCACCACAGGGGGTGTGTCCATGTTTGTGGCCCAGCCCACTAGTGCAGCAGAGGGTGGGGCCGCTGTAGTGACCACCGGGGGTACTGCCAACGGGTCAGAGGAAGGGGCAGGCACCAATGGTAGCGCTGTAGGCAGCTACGTGATCCAGGGTGGTTACATGCTGGGCAgtggcagcaacagcagcagcagcagcagcaacggaGGGGCGGCCGGGAACAGTCAGACCTACTCACACAGCGCCCGCGCCTCCCCAGCCACTGTGAGTATTACAGAGGGCGAGGAGAGTAGCGTGCCGTCGGCAGACAAGAAG GTACAGTGGTTGCTGGACAACTATGAGACGGCTGAAGGAGTAAGTCTGCCACGTTCCACCCTGTACTGCCACTACCTGCTGCACTGCCAGGAACAGAAACTCGAACCAGTCAATGCTGCTTCCTTTGGGAAACTCATTCGGTCCGTGTTCATGGGGTTACGCACACGACGACTGGGCACTCG GGGTAATTCTAAATACCACTATTATGGACTGAGAATCAAGGCAGGCTCATCTCTTCTCCGCCTGATGGAAGACCAACAACATCTGGCCATGAGACAACAGCCATTCTCTCAGAAACAAAG GTTGAAGCCTGTGCATAAAGTTGAAGGTATGACCAATGGGACAGCAGCAGGAGCAGGccagcagcaacaacagcaacagGGATCAGGACATGTGGACATCAGTACCCAGGTCCAGCAGTACCAGCAGTTCCTGG ATGCTTCCCAAGCTCTCCCAGAGTTTCCAGACATCGACCTCCATGGGAAGTCTTTCCCAGAGGGAATTGAGCTCGACCATATAAAGAGctttcagctgctttacagAGAACACTGTGAG GCCATACTGGATGTGATGGTCAATCTGCAGTTTACGCTGGTAGAGACTCTGTGGAAAACCTTCTGGAGGTTCAGTCAAAGTCAAGCTGGAGATACCCCAATGGCTGT GCACGATGAGTCAGAGAAGCGCCTCCCAAAATCCTGCCTGGTGTTGCTGTGCAAGTACGAGCCGGTGCTGCGCTGGTGCCATGACTGTGACAACAGCCTGTACCAGAGCCTGGTGGAGATCCtcatccctgatgtcctcagaCCCATCCCCA GTGCCTTAACACAAGCCATTCGTAACTTTGCCAAAAGCCTTGAGAGCTGGCTGACCAACGCCATGATGAACATCCCTGAGGAAATGGTCCGCATCAAG GTGACATCAGCCAATGCTTTTGCCCAGACGCTGCGTCGCTACACCAGTCTGAACCATCTGGCACAGGCAGCCCGCGCTGTCCTCCAGAACACAGCTCAGATAAACCAGATGCTCTCTGACCTCAACCGAGTTGACTTTGCAAACGTCCAG GAGCAGGCTTCATGGGTGTGCAGATGTGAAGACCGTGTCGTACAGCGGCTGGAGCAGGACTTCAAGCTGACCTTGCAGCAGCAGAACTCCTTAGAGCAGTGGGCTGCATGGCTTGATGGGGTGGTCTCCCAGGTCCTGAAACCTTATCAGCACAGCCCTGCCTTTCCAAAGGCTGCCAAGCTCTTCTTACTTAAGTGGTCGTTTTACAG TTCCATGGTGATCAGAGACCTGACCCTGCGAAGTGCAGCCAGTTTTGGTTCGTTTCACTTGATCCGTCTGCTGTATGATGAGTACATGTACTACCTTATAGAGCACAGAGTGGCCCAGGCTAAAGGAGAAACCCCCATCGCTGTTATGGGAGAG TTTGCCAGTTTAGGTCGTGGTCTGAACCAGCTGGATCCTGACAAAG aagaggaggaggaagaagatgatGAGAGTGAGGAAGAAGGCCAGGAGCTGTCCCTTCCCGCTGACGGGGCCGTTCTTGGAGAGGAGTCTCTGGAACCTCCAGCCAAGTTAGCCAGAATGGATCAGCGAGTCCTCTTCACCACGGGCTCGGGTGATAACTAA
- the LOC124863064 gene encoding MHC class II regulatory factor RFX1-like isoform X3, whose product MATSAYVGEMQPAAQLQGAAVTVTSGQPDNASTSATTPQFLAEIQTTVVTPTVVTPTGQTTPTEQASSVASQKPAAGSQPQTASQVQPAQTQYVTAEIQGSPTQSGNAQSTPQYIVVTVTEGSLHSSDSVSDSSPPPAVVQTGVPTQVVQQVQAAQQRSVVQATSQIAKTEPGTQLSVANLQPVHITQEPPVSVMIVVLGRDRTVDEMQLHPLTEDPECLAWVLDDTVFDQVQQQLASVPVQHVYTNQVHRSGNFPYTETPLYTQSTAAQYYEGQPTSGTQASSPSTSLTVAVTAGTTGGVSMFVAQPTSAAEGGAAVVTTGGTANGSEEGAGTNGSAVGSYVIQGGYMLGSGSNSSSSSSNGGAAGNSQTYSHSARASPATVSITEGEESSVPSADKKVQWLLDNYETAEGVSLPRSTLYCHYLLHCQEQKLEPVNAASFGKLIRSVFMGLRTRRLGTRGNSKYHYYGLRIKAGSSLLRLMEDQQHLAMRQQPFSQKQRLKPVHKVEGMTNGTAAGAGQQQQQQQGSGHVDISTQVQQYQQFLDASQALPEFPDIDLHGKSFPEGIELDHIKSFQLLYREHCEAILDVMVNLQFTLVETLWKTFWRFSQSQAGDTPMAVHDESEKRLPKSCLVLLCKYEPVLRWCHDCDNSLYQSLVEILIPDVLRPIPSALTQAIRNFAKSLESWLTNAMMNIPEEMVRIKVTSANAFAQTLRRYTSLNHLAQAARAVLQNTAQINQMLSDLNRVDFANVQEQASWVCRCEDRVVQRLEQDFKLTLQQQNSLEQWAAWLDGVVSQVLKPYQHSPAFPKAAKLFLLKWSFYSSMVIRDLTLRSAASFGSFHLIRLLYDEYMYYLIEHRVAQAKGETPIAVMGEFASLGRGLNQLDPDKEEEEEEDDESEEEGQELSLPADGAVLGEESLEPPAKLARMDQRVLFTTGSGDN is encoded by the exons ATGGCCACCTCAGCCTATGTAGGGGAGATGCAACCAGCAGCCCAACTTCAGGGGGCAGCTGTGACCGTCACATCGGGTCAGCCTGACAATGCCTCCACCTCTGCAACCACTCCTCAGTTTCTGGCAGAAATTCAAACAACTGTTGTTACCCCCACTGTCGTCACACCCACAGGCCAAACTACTCCCACTGAACAGGCCTCCTCCGTCGCCTCTCAGAAGCCTGCAGCTGGGAGTCAACCCCAAACCGCTTCACAGGTGCAGCCGGCTCAAACACAGTACGTGACGGCAGAGATCCAGGGTTCCCCCACGCAGTCTGGAAATGCTCAAAGCACTCCTCAGTACATTGTTGTCACAGTCACAG AGGGTTCCCTTCACTCAAGCGACAGCGTGTCAGATTCTAGcccacctccagctgtggtGCAGACAGGAGTTCCCACACAGGTTGTTCAGCAGGTACAGGCAGCCCAGCAG aGGTCAGTGGTGCAAGCCACTTCTCAGATAGCCAAAACTGAGCCAGGCACACAGCTCAGTGTCGCCAATCTACAGCCTGTTCATATCACACAGGAA CCTCCTGTTTCAGTGATGATCGTGGTGTTAGGCAGAGATAGGACAGTAGACGAGATGCAGCTTCATCCTCTGACAGAAGATCCTGAATGCTTGGCCTGGGTGCTAGATGACACTGTTTTTGACCAA GTCCAGCAGCAGCTTGCTTCAGTGCCGGTGCAGCATGTTTACACCAACCAAGTGCA TCGCTCCGGCAACTTCCCTTACACTGAAACGCCCCTGTATACCCAGAGCACAGCTGCCCAGTATTACGAAGGTCAGCCAACATCGGGCACACAGGCCTCATCCCCCAGCACAAGTTTGACAGTTGCTGTGACTGCGGGCACCACAGGGGGTGTGTCCATGTTTGTGGCCCAGCCCACTAGTGCAGCAGAGGGTGGGGCCGCTGTAGTGACCACCGGGGGTACTGCCAACGGGTCAGAGGAAGGGGCAGGCACCAATGGTAGCGCTGTAGGCAGCTACGTGATCCAGGGTGGTTACATGCTGGGCAgtggcagcaacagcagcagcagcagcagcaacggaGGGGCGGCCGGGAACAGTCAGACCTACTCACACAGCGCCCGCGCCTCCCCAGCCACTGTGAGTATTACAGAGGGCGAGGAGAGTAGCGTGCCGTCGGCAGACAAGAAG GTACAGTGGTTGCTGGACAACTATGAGACGGCTGAAGGAGTAAGTCTGCCACGTTCCACCCTGTACTGCCACTACCTGCTGCACTGCCAGGAACAGAAACTCGAACCAGTCAATGCTGCTTCCTTTGGGAAACTCATTCGGTCCGTGTTCATGGGGTTACGCACACGACGACTGGGCACTCG GGGTAATTCTAAATACCACTATTATGGACTGAGAATCAAGGCAGGCTCATCTCTTCTCCGCCTGATGGAAGACCAACAACATCTGGCCATGAGACAACAGCCATTCTCTCAGAAACAAAG GTTGAAGCCTGTGCATAAAGTTGAAGGTATGACCAATGGGACAGCAGCAGGAGCAGGccagcagcaacaacagcaacagGGATCAGGACATGTGGACATCAGTACCCAGGTCCAGCAGTACCAGCAGTTCCTGG ATGCTTCCCAAGCTCTCCCAGAGTTTCCAGACATCGACCTCCATGGGAAGTCTTTCCCAGAGGGAATTGAGCTCGACCATATAAAGAGctttcagctgctttacagAGAACACTGTGAG GCCATACTGGATGTGATGGTCAATCTGCAGTTTACGCTGGTAGAGACTCTGTGGAAAACCTTCTGGAGGTTCAGTCAAAGTCAAGCTGGAGATACCCCAATGGCTGT GCACGATGAGTCAGAGAAGCGCCTCCCAAAATCCTGCCTGGTGTTGCTGTGCAAGTACGAGCCGGTGCTGCGCTGGTGCCATGACTGTGACAACAGCCTGTACCAGAGCCTGGTGGAGATCCtcatccctgatgtcctcagaCCCATCCCCA GTGCCTTAACACAAGCCATTCGTAACTTTGCCAAAAGCCTTGAGAGCTGGCTGACCAACGCCATGATGAACATCCCTGAGGAAATGGTCCGCATCAAG GTGACATCAGCCAATGCTTTTGCCCAGACGCTGCGTCGCTACACCAGTCTGAACCATCTGGCACAGGCAGCCCGCGCTGTCCTCCAGAACACAGCTCAGATAAACCAGATGCTCTCTGACCTCAACCGAGTTGACTTTGCAAACGTCCAG GAGCAGGCTTCATGGGTGTGCAGATGTGAAGACCGTGTCGTACAGCGGCTGGAGCAGGACTTCAAGCTGACCTTGCAGCAGCAGAACTCCTTAGAGCAGTGGGCTGCATGGCTTGATGGGGTGGTCTCCCAGGTCCTGAAACCTTATCAGCACAGCCCTGCCTTTCCAAAGGCTGCCAAGCTCTTCTTACTTAAGTGGTCGTTTTACAG TTCCATGGTGATCAGAGACCTGACCCTGCGAAGTGCAGCCAGTTTTGGTTCGTTTCACTTGATCCGTCTGCTGTATGATGAGTACATGTACTACCTTATAGAGCACAGAGTGGCCCAGGCTAAAGGAGAAACCCCCATCGCTGTTATGGGAGAG TTTGCCAGTTTAGGTCGTGGTCTGAACCAGCTGGATCCTGACAAAG aagaggaggaggaagaagatgatGAGAGTGAGGAAGAAGGCCAGGAGCTGTCCCTTCCCGCTGACGGGGCCGTTCTTGGAGAGGAGTCTCTGGAACCTCCAGCCAAGTTAGCCAGAATGGATCAGCGAGTCCTCTTCACCACGGGCTCGGGTGATAACTAA
- the LOC124863064 gene encoding MHC class II regulatory factor RFX1-like isoform X2, translated as MATSAYVGEMQPAAQLQGAAVTVTSGQPDNASTSATTPQFLAEIQTTVVTPTVVTPTGQTTPTEQASSVASQKPAAGSQPQTASQVQPAQTQYVTAEIQGSPTQSGNAQSTPQYIVVTVTEGSLHSSDSVSDSSPPPAVVQTGVPTQVVQQVQAAQQRSVVQATSQIAKTEPGTQLSVANLQPVHITQEPPVSVMIVVLGRDRTVDEMQLHPLTEDPECLAWVLDDTVFDQVQQQLASVPVQHVYTNQVQYVEGDNNYTTSTIRSGNFPYTETPLYTQSTAAQYYEGQPTSGTQASSPSTSLTVAVTAGTTGGVSMFVAQPTSAAEGGAAVVTTGGTANGSEEGAGTNGSAVGSYVIQGGYMLGSGSNSSSSSSNGGAAGNSQTYSHSARASPATVSITEGEESSVPSADKKWLLDNYETAEGVSLPRSTLYCHYLLHCQEQKLEPVNAASFGKLIRSVFMGLRTRRLGTRGNSKYHYYGLRIKAGSSLLRLMEDQQHLAMRQQPFSQKQRLKPVHKVEGMTNGTAAGAGQQQQQQQGSGHVDISTQVQQYQQFLDASQALPEFPDIDLHGKSFPEGIELDHIKSFQLLYREHCEAILDVMVNLQFTLVETLWKTFWRFSQSQAGDTPMAVHDESEKRLPKSCLVLLCKYEPVLRWCHDCDNSLYQSLVEILIPDVLRPIPSALTQAIRNFAKSLESWLTNAMMNIPEEMVRIKVTSANAFAQTLRRYTSLNHLAQAARAVLQNTAQINQMLSDLNRVDFANVQEQASWVCRCEDRVVQRLEQDFKLTLQQQNSLEQWAAWLDGVVSQVLKPYQHSPAFPKAAKLFLLKWSFYSSMVIRDLTLRSAASFGSFHLIRLLYDEYMYYLIEHRVAQAKGETPIAVMGEFASLGRGLNQLDPDKEEEEEEDDESEEEGQELSLPADGAVLGEESLEPPAKLARMDQRVLFTTGSGDN; from the exons ATGGCCACCTCAGCCTATGTAGGGGAGATGCAACCAGCAGCCCAACTTCAGGGGGCAGCTGTGACCGTCACATCGGGTCAGCCTGACAATGCCTCCACCTCTGCAACCACTCCTCAGTTTCTGGCAGAAATTCAAACAACTGTTGTTACCCCCACTGTCGTCACACCCACAGGCCAAACTACTCCCACTGAACAGGCCTCCTCCGTCGCCTCTCAGAAGCCTGCAGCTGGGAGTCAACCCCAAACCGCTTCACAGGTGCAGCCGGCTCAAACACAGTACGTGACGGCAGAGATCCAGGGTTCCCCCACGCAGTCTGGAAATGCTCAAAGCACTCCTCAGTACATTGTTGTCACAGTCACAG AGGGTTCCCTTCACTCAAGCGACAGCGTGTCAGATTCTAGcccacctccagctgtggtGCAGACAGGAGTTCCCACACAGGTTGTTCAGCAGGTACAGGCAGCCCAGCAG aGGTCAGTGGTGCAAGCCACTTCTCAGATAGCCAAAACTGAGCCAGGCACACAGCTCAGTGTCGCCAATCTACAGCCTGTTCATATCACACAGGAA CCTCCTGTTTCAGTGATGATCGTGGTGTTAGGCAGAGATAGGACAGTAGACGAGATGCAGCTTCATCCTCTGACAGAAGATCCTGAATGCTTGGCCTGGGTGCTAGATGACACTGTTTTTGACCAA GTCCAGCAGCAGCTTGCTTCAGTGCCGGTGCAGCATGTTTACACCAACCAAGTGCAGTATGTGGAAGGAGACAATaactacaccaccagcaccat TCGCTCCGGCAACTTCCCTTACACTGAAACGCCCCTGTATACCCAGAGCACAGCTGCCCAGTATTACGAAGGTCAGCCAACATCGGGCACACAGGCCTCATCCCCCAGCACAAGTTTGACAGTTGCTGTGACTGCGGGCACCACAGGGGGTGTGTCCATGTTTGTGGCCCAGCCCACTAGTGCAGCAGAGGGTGGGGCCGCTGTAGTGACCACCGGGGGTACTGCCAACGGGTCAGAGGAAGGGGCAGGCACCAATGGTAGCGCTGTAGGCAGCTACGTGATCCAGGGTGGTTACATGCTGGGCAgtggcagcaacagcagcagcagcagcagcaacggaGGGGCGGCCGGGAACAGTCAGACCTACTCACACAGCGCCCGCGCCTCCCCAGCCACTGTGAGTATTACAGAGGGCGAGGAGAGTAGCGTGCCGTCGGCAGACAAGAAG TGGTTGCTGGACAACTATGAGACGGCTGAAGGAGTAAGTCTGCCACGTTCCACCCTGTACTGCCACTACCTGCTGCACTGCCAGGAACAGAAACTCGAACCAGTCAATGCTGCTTCCTTTGGGAAACTCATTCGGTCCGTGTTCATGGGGTTACGCACACGACGACTGGGCACTCG GGGTAATTCTAAATACCACTATTATGGACTGAGAATCAAGGCAGGCTCATCTCTTCTCCGCCTGATGGAAGACCAACAACATCTGGCCATGAGACAACAGCCATTCTCTCAGAAACAAAG GTTGAAGCCTGTGCATAAAGTTGAAGGTATGACCAATGGGACAGCAGCAGGAGCAGGccagcagcaacaacagcaacagGGATCAGGACATGTGGACATCAGTACCCAGGTCCAGCAGTACCAGCAGTTCCTGG ATGCTTCCCAAGCTCTCCCAGAGTTTCCAGACATCGACCTCCATGGGAAGTCTTTCCCAGAGGGAATTGAGCTCGACCATATAAAGAGctttcagctgctttacagAGAACACTGTGAG GCCATACTGGATGTGATGGTCAATCTGCAGTTTACGCTGGTAGAGACTCTGTGGAAAACCTTCTGGAGGTTCAGTCAAAGTCAAGCTGGAGATACCCCAATGGCTGT GCACGATGAGTCAGAGAAGCGCCTCCCAAAATCCTGCCTGGTGTTGCTGTGCAAGTACGAGCCGGTGCTGCGCTGGTGCCATGACTGTGACAACAGCCTGTACCAGAGCCTGGTGGAGATCCtcatccctgatgtcctcagaCCCATCCCCA GTGCCTTAACACAAGCCATTCGTAACTTTGCCAAAAGCCTTGAGAGCTGGCTGACCAACGCCATGATGAACATCCCTGAGGAAATGGTCCGCATCAAG GTGACATCAGCCAATGCTTTTGCCCAGACGCTGCGTCGCTACACCAGTCTGAACCATCTGGCACAGGCAGCCCGCGCTGTCCTCCAGAACACAGCTCAGATAAACCAGATGCTCTCTGACCTCAACCGAGTTGACTTTGCAAACGTCCAG GAGCAGGCTTCATGGGTGTGCAGATGTGAAGACCGTGTCGTACAGCGGCTGGAGCAGGACTTCAAGCTGACCTTGCAGCAGCAGAACTCCTTAGAGCAGTGGGCTGCATGGCTTGATGGGGTGGTCTCCCAGGTCCTGAAACCTTATCAGCACAGCCCTGCCTTTCCAAAGGCTGCCAAGCTCTTCTTACTTAAGTGGTCGTTTTACAG TTCCATGGTGATCAGAGACCTGACCCTGCGAAGTGCAGCCAGTTTTGGTTCGTTTCACTTGATCCGTCTGCTGTATGATGAGTACATGTACTACCTTATAGAGCACAGAGTGGCCCAGGCTAAAGGAGAAACCCCCATCGCTGTTATGGGAGAG TTTGCCAGTTTAGGTCGTGGTCTGAACCAGCTGGATCCTGACAAAG aagaggaggaggaagaagatgatGAGAGTGAGGAAGAAGGCCAGGAGCTGTCCCTTCCCGCTGACGGGGCCGTTCTTGGAGAGGAGTCTCTGGAACCTCCAGCCAAGTTAGCCAGAATGGATCAGCGAGTCCTCTTCACCACGGGCTCGGGTGATAACTAA